One part of the Acinetobacter sp. XS-4 genome encodes these proteins:
- a CDS encoding DUF2846 domain-containing protein, translating into MRYLIVSLCCAGLFVGCQSSSHLEKNTGELTATLPKFDVEKEPGLFDQYHVGGFAVGGWVNQKLGQTFAPVKPQNAQAAVVYLYRPDTKWNRQEIAAINLFVNGKRIPSLLHNHYYWIELPAGTYRLSASRPLLGIHFQEPKYMDITVEAGTSYYLKYDEENKMDRGEHTGPFMLMQDNIGRREIAFTELKSSSYNFVAEDASGKIRHKPQELKPAKYDEKSDVHLIKPFKLWNPLTW; encoded by the coding sequence ATGCGTTATTTAATCGTATCTTTGTGCTGTGCCGGACTGTTTGTGGGCTGTCAAAGTTCATCTCATTTAGAAAAAAATACGGGTGAATTGACAGCAACCTTACCTAAATTTGATGTTGAAAAAGAACCAGGTTTATTTGATCAATATCATGTGGGTGGTTTTGCTGTAGGTGGTTGGGTCAATCAAAAGTTGGGACAGACCTTTGCTCCAGTCAAGCCACAAAATGCACAAGCTGCGGTAGTTTATCTTTATCGACCAGACACGAAATGGAATCGTCAGGAAATCGCTGCGATTAACCTTTTTGTGAATGGCAAGCGCATTCCGAGCCTACTACATAATCATTATTACTGGATTGAATTACCAGCAGGGACTTATCGTCTTTCTGCGAGCCGCCCTTTACTGGGTATTCATTTTCAAGAACCGAAATATATGGATATCACTGTTGAGGCTGGAACGTCTTATTATTTGAAATATGATGAAGAGAACAAAATGGACCGTGGTGAACACACTGGCCCATTTATGTTAATGCAAGATAATATTGGACGTAGAGAAATTGCATTTACAGAGTTGAAATCTTCTAGCTACAACTTTGTCGCTGAAGATGCTTCAGGAAAAATACGTCATAAACCACAAGAATTAAAGCCAGCCAAATATGATGAAAAGTCAGATGTACATCTGATTAAGCCATTTAAATTATGGAATCCTTTAACTTGGTAA
- a CDS encoding DUF2059 domain-containing protein, producing the protein MTIRPILKNLSISLCLSCITTSLFASPAKLSSVKELMQMSQIDYLLKESINELTPYYDQQAEQIVSNITGIKTLGPKEKEAAKKLGLLLKDSSNQLISNPKTTQALQDIYLKTYSEEEIQANLKFLKTPEGQSITRKNVQIMGQISEYMMELGQQTFNDPKARDHMQEEMLKILAPLMKDKEKS; encoded by the coding sequence ATGACTATTCGCCCTATTCTTAAAAATCTTTCAATCAGCCTCTGCTTAAGCTGTATTACGACAAGTTTATTTGCTTCTCCTGCCAAATTAAGTTCCGTCAAAGAACTCATGCAAATGAGCCAAATTGATTACCTACTTAAAGAATCAATTAATGAATTAACGCCTTACTATGATCAACAGGCAGAACAGATTGTTAGTAATATCACAGGCATCAAAACTTTAGGTCCAAAAGAAAAAGAGGCCGCGAAAAAGTTAGGTTTACTCTTAAAAGATTCGAGCAATCAACTCATTAGCAATCCTAAAACCACCCAAGCCTTACAAGATATTTACTTAAAGACATATTCTGAAGAAGAAATTCAGGCAAATTTGAAGTTTTTAAAAACCCCAGAAGGCCAATCAATTACACGTAAAAACGTACAGATTATGGGGCAAATTTCAGAATATATGATGGAGTTGGGACAACAAACCTTTAATGACCCTAAAGCAAGGGATCATATGCAAGAAGAGATGCTTAAAATTCTTGCCCCACTCATGAAAGATAAAGAAAAGTCTTAA